The sequence below is a genomic window from Nostoc sp. KVJ3.
AAAAAGCTTTCTAGATGGTTCTAATTAGTCTTATTGTAAAAAGTGTAACAACCAGACGTTTGAAATCGAGTATATACAAGAGTTTGATTGATGGTTGAATTGTATAAGTTGATTAACTACGACACAAAAAGTAGTCAAAATAATTTCGCAATATAACTCTTTTGAGAAATTAACCAAGAAAGCGATCGCCATTCCCTGTCCTGAAATTTCTTTTGTTGTCGGGGTGAAATGAGCATCCGTTCAGAAACTTACGCTAAGGACTTGATGACCTGTTTTCAGCATCCTGTCCACCTGGGATAAACCTGTACCAATTAAAACCTCTGAAATTTAGAAGCTTCAAACCCAAGATGAGCCGTATAAAAAAGCTGTGCCAAATAGCTTATAGGTGAATTGGTACATTGAGAATTGCGAAAAATATCGAATTGCAGAATGCTTATCCAGTAAGGGTTACAGCCAAGCGCGTAACTTTCTGTACGATTGCTGATACTGTTGGCGAAAGTGTTACAACTAAAAGCCACAACCACAGATTGAAGGTTTGAGCTTACGTAATACTTTAAAATACGAACATGTATTACATTCGCCAACAGCATCGATTGCTCATTTACCCCCTCATATCTCGGCACAACACCAAAATAGAAAACAATTGTGAGGAATTTGTGAGTATTCAATCGTTTTAAGAAAATTAACGGTTTTTCCGCCTACTGTAAGGTACATTCAGCAAATCAATCGCCCGTTTCTTCGCCGATTCCCCACGCCGATCATACTTACTTGTAGTACTTGGCGACGCATGACCTGCAAGTTTCGCTATCGTGACGATATCTGCACCCGCATCCAATAGATTACCGATAAAAGTTCTTCTAAAATCATGGGGTGTAAACGCCTCTACATCAGCTTTTTCTCCTCGGCGCTGCAATGCTCGCAACACCCCCTGCTCACTCATCCGTCTCAGTATGATTTTCTTTGCCTTATTTAAGGGATAAAAAAGCGGCCCTGGTGCTTTACCCCGAATCAGCAACCAATCAAGGAGAGCTTGCACACCAGCTTCGGGTAAGTAGACAATTCGTTCCTTCCGCCCCTTAGCTTCACGTATTGTTAACGACCGACTACGTAGCTTAAAATCACTTAAATCTAGGTAAGTAACCTCACTGCGACGCAAACCTACCGTCAAAACTGCCAGCAGTGCTGCATCCCTCCTTCCTAATGTTGAGTCATCTTGAATACAGTCAGACCACAGTGCAGAAATTTCTTCGGCATCCAGTTCGCGCCCCTTCAATAAACTCTGGCCCCGCACCGACTCAATATCAGCTGCTCGTCCATACTCATCCGTGGACATTAACCCCAAGCGCCATGCTTCCTTGAGCGTCCGCCGCAATGCACATAGCATTTTATTCGCCATCGCTGGGCTATATTTTTCCATCAGCACCGACCGTACCGCAGCAGTGTGCTGGTAACGCAACTTTGACCAGTCCAAAGTACTTGCATCACAACTGCTGTTGGTCAGCAGTCGGGCGATCGCGTTGAGCGCTTCTCGCATTGTCCGCCGCGAACCTTCACCTAGACTGTTGAGATAAACTTCAGCCGGGTGCAACGTGATGGGCAACGGCTCTGTCAGTGCCAGAGACTCAGGGCTAAAATTGTCAGCGATCGCGCGGGTGTTCACAGCAAGTTTAATGAGGCTTTAAATTAAATCCTCCCTTAAAAGTGGCTTTTTACACAACTTTCAGCCGTTATGTGGTGCGAGAATCATTCTTCTCTTCACCCATTTTGGGTAAAAGGCGCTCTCTGCCTCTGTCGCAATCATTTATATTATTTGACGTTCCTGGAGGCAAACAGCCAAAATTTCAACTGCCTATGGATATTATTCAGTGTCATCTAGGCGAAATTTGTGCGGATTCTTCAGAACGAATATACCGTTAGACTTGATTAAGTCACCCGTGCAGTAAACGGGCAGGCGTTCTTGATAAGCCTTCAATGCCAGGATGTAGTCACGGTCAGCTAATTGGGTGTGGATGGGACGCAGTTTATCAACCACGATGCCCAGGAGGGTGATATCGCCACTGAGGTGATGTGCATTGGGTGTGGCGATGTGGGTGACAACTGCTTGGATGGTGGTGTTGGGTGCATTTGTAATTAAGTCACCCAAAATTGACTGTTGCGATTTGGTTTCTGCCAAGGCCAGAGTTTCAACGACTTCCGCCATCCGACGAGAAAAGTCGATAATTTCTGGTTTGAGGGGAAGTAAAATTTCAAAACCGTCTAGAGTCCAAATGGCAGCTTTATCACCTTGACGCTGCTGTTGCTGCCAACCATGCCCAACTAAGTAAGCTTCTACTTGTCGGGGGTCGATACATTTGAATTTTTCCACATCCGGGAAAATAGCTGTCATAGGGATTCTCCAACGGCGATGCGTGACATTATGGTTTTGAGTGCGTCGGGGCTAAATATATTTTGACGCTTAATTTCCACAGTGATGTTCGTCTTGTTATCAATCGCTGGTTGTCCGCGCAACGATAGCCAGTAACCGCAGCGTTTGAGGCATAGAGATTCTTCGGTTTGGGATAACCAGTCACTAACTTCTTCTGGCACTAAAACAACTATTAATAGTTGTGGCACGAAGGGGTCGTCTTCCCGGAGTTCGTCATAGTTTTTGACGCTGAGTCGGTATTTGATGGATGTTTCTCTCTTAACATCTTGGGATGTAGATTTAATTTGTACGTCAAATCTCGGCAGACGCTTAGAGTTGAGTTTTCCTGGTACGGTAATTGTAGCGTCGATGCCGCTATCATCTAACCTACGTGTGGCTGCTTGCAAGGAGTAGCCAGCAGTTGCAGTGACAGCATACACATAAGCGTAACTGAAATCTTCTTTTTGGGTATTGAGGCTCATTATTTACAAATTGATTGTGATACCGTTTGGGTGCTTAAATTCGACATCATAGAGATTTGGTTGAAGATTTTGGTTGTTGAAGGTCTTTACTTTGAAGGGTTGGTCAACATTGTGATTAACCGTTTAATTTGCCCAACCCGCTTACGTTGGTCATAGCGGCGCTTGGCTTCCGTGGTAATTTTTTCTGTAAGCGCATTGTCAGTACTAGCAACAGTCCAGGCAGCTTCTAAAAAGACCTCAACTGTGATGCCTAATTCTTTACAAAACCGTGTCAATTCTTGGTCGAGGTCTTTTTCTAGAACGATTGCCGAATGTCGCCGAGTTTGCGGGTATTTTTCGAGTTCGGCTTTGAGTTCAGCTATAGTGTCAGCTGTAGCAGCAGTTGAGTTGGCAAGTTCTGTAACTGGGGTGGGTTGTGGCAATGAGTTTTGCTCTTGTGCTTGAGCTTGGGCTGTTCTTGAGTCAGAAGCGCATCCTGACGTGGTGTAACTGTTGGGCGATTGCGTTTGTTGCGTAGTTGGTTGAGTACGTTATCTGACATTTTTATTTGCTCCCAATATCCGTGCCGATTTTCGAGATTATCATTTCAAATGGATATTCCAGATCGGTGTATCCCAACTGCGAGAGGGTTGTACGTTTGTTGATGGCCTGCTTGTAACGTTCTGACTCGCGGATTGAAGGTAGAACTAACTTTTCGCCAACTTCGTCACGCATTCCATCTACAGCAGCCCGACTTTCTTGCGCTTGGGTGTTACCAAACCAGCGATCGCGGAAGGGTAGTACACCTAAGATTGAGGCATTCGTGGCTCCGACATCTCGCAAGCCGCTTAGTAAGTCGAGCGTCCGCACGAGGGAACCGTAACCTTTGACCGATGCTTCTGCGGGAATGATTAAAAAATCTGCTGCGCCAATTACTGTTAAACAAATTTGCGATCGCTGGGGTGGGGCATCGATAATGCAAACTTGGAAAATTTGGCTGATGACTTCCAATCGTCGCTTGAGTAAGGTTGCACCTACTCCACTGTTAGATAAATAATCTTGTACGGTATCGAGTTGGTCATCGGCGGGAATAAGAAATAAATTGTCGTTGTCTTGAGTCGGGTAGATGCAGTCTTCTGGTGCGACTGTTTTTTTCAGAAACTCCAATAGGGTTGGTTGGTTGGGTGACAACTCGAACCCCAGATAGGTAGTCAGATTATGTTGGGGGTCGGAGTCGAGCATTAAGGTGGTGAACCCCTGGCGTGATAGCAGCCGACCAAGGAACAGGGCAGTTGTCGTCTTGCCCTGACCGCCACTCAACGAGCTTACGGTAATTGTCAGCATCTCTATTTTGATTAATTTATTAAATTAGCTAATTAACTTAAGCTCATTTAATTATTTTGTCAATTAATAAATTTAGCTTTTTGACAAATTAGCTTTTTAGCTAAAGCTAATATTAGTTTTAGAGAATTTTATTTGAATTAGGAAAATAAAATCGCTGTAAATTATACTGGGTAACGCTTGTAGGCTCTAATCATGGGTGTCCTCTATAAAACCCATTTGGGATCTATTCTTCCGTCTATAAGTCTTGTGTAAAGCTAGATTTCATACTTTTGCAGCAATTGCTCTATGATTTCTCGCCCTATGGTTACTAGGTTGTTTAAAACTGCCTTCTGGCAACCCTCCTATGTCTAGAAAAGATATCAAATGGGTTCTATAGAAGAAAATACTTCTCCACTATAGAGTGCAACCTTGAGTAAACTTTTATGGCTAACTATGAAAGATCCCAGATGTACTGGGTGGGGTGGTATTGATTGTCAGGTTAGTTACTTGATGATGATGTGGATGTTGAAGAATTGGGTTAAGTCTTTGAATAACTTTGAAACCACTTAATATTTTTTCGAGGACTTATGAACAAGGAAACAATTTTATTTGCAATGTTTTCTGTGATTTTTGTCGTTTTAGCTATGCGTAGTGTAGTAGATAGTCAAGCACAAACTGTTTTACTTGAGTACTCAAAGCTATTCCTAGCAGGCTACTTAGGTTATTTACTCAAATAAAAATCTCTAGCTAGTTTGACTAACCAGAGACTTCCTTAGATCGCTACCATAGGCAACCTTACCCAAAAGGTTGTCTATTCTATTTAATGACTGATTGTGATGGTGATTCTAGGGGTCAATTTTTGGCAAAGCTTCGGGCAATTCTGAAATCAGTTTAATTGGTTTATGTGAAGGATTCTTCCATTTGACCTTATCAATATCCTTAAAACCAACATTATCGCCAGAATTTTTCTTTTGAGTCATGAGTAACAGTTGTAGCTAAAGAACTGGTTTACTATAACAATATGTTTTCCATCCAAGCAGCGAACGCGCCCTTTATTATGGACAGTCTACCGCGCTATGATCCCCATTCTCTCGTTGATAGTCGCGCCGCTTAAGAGTTATTGCGAATATTTATCAATTAAGAAGTACCTCTATCTTGGCTCAATGCCAAATAGTCAGTCTGCGATCGCGGTCGTTGTCTAATCCGTGACTGAAGATTAGCTATATCTCTGACTGCGTTAAAACTTTGGCGCGTCCGTGCCGATTGATTTTCATTGCGCCTCTGTAGACCCTGCGATTCACAGCCTAGGCATCACCGTGCCAAAAAAGGTTTTTTGTACTCTAAGAAAATTTCAAGTCCCTGAGACGATGATTTTTCGTTCAAACTTGATCAAAACTAGCAGCATAACCATAGTTCTTTCACCAAAAAGCACTTCTTGAAAGGCTTACTCTATCTTACTTTCAGCCTTAGCGTACAATTTACCCAGTTTGGCACGGTGACGCCCGCCACAAGCCCCATTACTCCGTTGAGAGTCGCGCCACTCAGAAGTTATTGAGAACTGTTATCAATTGATCAATACGTCCATCTTGGGTCAATGCCAAGTCTATGAAGATAATGTAAAAATATTAGTAGTATACTCACAAAAATTTATGGTTATTTAATAAATATTTTGTCAGTAATTGAATACTCTAATAACATCGGTACAATAGCGATGAAATCTAAATATCTTAATTTGCTAACTCCTGGGCAATTACCGACTCAGTTAACACTCAGTCATGAGATGCACGAGCGAGTATCTGAGGCACTCAAGTTAATATTAGAAGCAATTAACCACTTGCCTACTAACGTAGCGGTAGACAAGCTTAATCAAGCTTTAACCATTATAGGTGAAACAGAGCGATCTCCTATTAATGATTCATTAATTAATAATACCTTCTTAAGTGTAAAAAAAATCGAGGAATTTGATCGCTATTTTCAAATCGTCCATGTTGAAGCTGAGAATATTTCTATTGTTCTTGTTTCTAGTCTCGTTGTTGCCCTTCAAGAATTTTTGTTCCTGTCTGAGTTAAAAAACTTTAACTCCAGCAAGATGGTCGATTTAAAGAAGGGCTATCAGGAATATGTAGAACTACTTAACAGAGTGCTTATTGTATCTGGGGAAAAATAACAAAATGTCACCAGAATCATTAGAGATTTGGAAAAAACTTCACTGGTCGTTTTTTTCCATGATTCAAGCCTTAAATATTGGGTTACAACGGTTTGAGCAAGCAATTCTCACCAAGAATCTAGCTTTAGCTCAAATAGAATTAGAATCTGCCGCTACCTTGATGTTAGCCTCTGGCGCAGCAATGGAACTGGCAGCAAGTTTTAATCCAGCAGACTATAACTTGCAGATTCGTGCCACCATGCTTCCTCCTTATGTTGAGTCTGATAACTTTAGTGGTTTAATGTCATGGGATCATTTTTTTTTGATCGCAATTTGGATGCGTTTAAAGCCGATTTTTGAAAATCTTCCCTGTGAGTTGGAATCGAGCCATGAACGCTTTGTTCTAGCATACAAAAGTTTAGCTCATGCTCATAAGGGAGTTTGCTCTAAGTTTGGGGGTGACGAAAAAGGTAGTATACGTTCAGATTCAACCAAAAATTCTGTCAAAAAGACTGCGGTTGAGACTTTAGAGCAATTTGAGAAAAATCGGGAACGGTTACTTGACCCCAACATCGAATAATTTCACGTTATCAGTTCCTTGAGCAATCTGCTCAGGGCAACTCCAAAGGACTGCGCCTAAGTTAGGTAGTCCAATTCCGATTCTAAACTGGTCATCAAAATCACAATGAATGCAACTATCCGTAAGGAAAAATTGAAATGCTGAAAAATTGGCAAATACCAGAAGCGCTACATAATTATATCCTAACAGTCTCACTACACGAATCTGATATTTTACGTCAAATTCGGGAAGAGACAGCAAAATTGAAAGATGCTGCCATGCAAATTCCAGCTGAACAAGGTCAGTTTTTGGCGTTTATGACTCAGCTGATAAATGCCAAGAAAACCCTTGAGGTAGGAGTGTTTACTGGTTACAGCACGCTCTGGATGGCCTTAGCGTTACCACCTGAAGGTCGGATTATTGCCTGTGACATCAGTGAAGAATGGACAACCATCGCTCAGCGTTATTGGGAGCAAGCAGGCGTAGCCAATAAAATTGACTTACGGGTGGGTCCGGCGCTAGAAACGCTAGATGCTTTATTAAGTAACTCTGAAGCTGGGACTTTCGATTTGATTTTTATTGATGCGGACAAAGAAAATTACCTTAATTATTTTGAACAAGCAATGCAGTTGTTACGTTCTGGCGGATTAATTATTATTGATAACGTGCTTTGGTCTGGCAGAGTGATTGATGAGGAAGCTCAAGACAGTGAAACCGTAGCCATTCGATTAGTGAATGAAAAACTGTACCAAGATACACGGATTGACATCAGCCTTCTACCTGTGGCGGATGGGCTAACTTTAGTACGCAAGCGTACTTAGGGACTGACAAATAAAAGAAA
It includes:
- a CDS encoding tyrosine-type recombinase/integrase, translating into MNTRAIADNFSPESLALTEPLPITLHPAEVYLNSLGEGSRRTMREALNAIARLLTNSSCDASTLDWSKLRYQHTAAVRSVLMEKYSPAMANKMLCALRRTLKEAWRLGLMSTDEYGRAADIESVRGQSLLKGRELDAEEISALWSDCIQDDSTLGRRDAALLAVLTVGLRRSEVTYLDLSDFKLRSRSLTIREAKGRKERIVYLPEAGVQALLDWLLIRGKAPGPLFYPLNKAKKIILRRMSEQGVLRALQRRGEKADVEAFTPHDFRRTFIGNLLDAGADIVTIAKLAGHASPSTTSKYDRRGESAKKRAIDLLNVPYSRRKNR
- a CDS encoding DUF4365 domain-containing protein — its product is MSLNTQKEDFSYAYVYAVTATAGYSLQAATRRLDDSGIDATITVPGKLNSKRLPRFDVQIKSTSQDVKRETSIKYRLSVKNYDELREDDPFVPQLLIVVLVPEEVSDWLSQTEESLCLKRCGYWLSLRGQPAIDNKTNITVEIKRQNIFSPDALKTIMSRIAVGESL
- a CDS encoding ParA family protein, whose protein sequence is MLTITVSSLSGGQGKTTTALFLGRLLSRQGFTTLMLDSDPQHNLTTYLGFELSPNQPTLLEFLKKTVAPEDCIYPTQDNDNLFLIPADDQLDTVQDYLSNSGVGATLLKRRLEVISQIFQVCIIDAPPQRSQICLTVIGAADFLIIPAEASVKGYGSLVRTLDLLSGLRDVGATNASILGVLPFRDRWFGNTQAQESRAAVDGMRDEVGEKLVLPSIRESERYKQAINKRTTLSQLGYTDLEYPFEMIISKIGTDIGSK
- a CDS encoding siderophore biosynthesis protein: MSPESLEIWKKLHWSFFSMIQALNIGLQRFEQAILTKNLALAQIELESAATLMLASGAAMELAASFNPADYNLQIRATMLPPYVESDNFSGLMSWDHFFLIAIWMRLKPIFENLPCELESSHERFVLAYKSLAHAHKGVCSKFGGDEKGSIRSDSTKNSVKKTAVETLEQFEKNRERLLDPNIE
- a CDS encoding class I SAM-dependent methyltransferase — encoded protein: MLKNWQIPEALHNYILTVSLHESDILRQIREETAKLKDAAMQIPAEQGQFLAFMTQLINAKKTLEVGVFTGYSTLWMALALPPEGRIIACDISEEWTTIAQRYWEQAGVANKIDLRVGPALETLDALLSNSEAGTFDLIFIDADKENYLNYFEQAMQLLRSGGLIIIDNVLWSGRVIDEEAQDSETVAIRLVNEKLYQDTRIDISLLPVADGLTLVRKRT